One stretch of Ooceraea biroi isolate clonal line C1 chromosome 4, Obir_v5.4, whole genome shotgun sequence DNA includes these proteins:
- the LOC105282495 gene encoding replication protein A 70 kDa DNA-binding subunit, with the protein MYNLTGGALEKIMNGIDIEKPVLQVLGHKKLTSSSCDRFRLLVSDGQKMNSFTMLATQLNYLITDNILTEHTVCTISKYALSSVNNGGKEKRVMVVLGVDVVAPGEQVGYKIGNPTNIESKADPDSTAKPNTSAAVQPHTNSAAKKDTSNSYSSSENIPTTPIAALSPYQNRWVIKVRVTSKSPIRTWSNSRGEGKLFSMDLIDESGEIRCTAFRDQCDKFYDMIEAGNVYYISRCALKAAKKEYSTLKNNYEMTMNTDTEIVPCHEDSDDIPTLQFDFSPISQVENKEKNDILDVLGVVTTFSDTQHIVQRTTGRELVKRDVNIVDDSGVMVTVTLWGKQAEDFDGSNNPIIAIKAARVGEFNGGKSLSLFTSSVLEKDPDLPEAHRLRGWYTAGGHSETVKSLSRAGGGGGGGDFNAQLYTFQEVTDAKLGEKMNLPDSYAVVATINTIRVENSIYKACPVEGCKKKLIDQSTGVFRCEKCNKDYPNFVYRLLASMNIADATGSRWITAFNEDAEKIFGMSAQELGELKENDNDAYMQKFGEASFKRFTFNLRARSEVFQDEMRVRHTCVSVAPLNYKTHVAHLIEKISKMEHIEKVDLN; encoded by the exons ATGTATAACCTAACGGGAGGAGCCTTGGAG AAAATCATGAACGGCATTGACATCGAGAAGCCGGTACTGCAAGTATTG GGTCACAAGAAACTAACGAGTTCCAGCTGTGATCGGTTCAGATTGCTCGTATCTGACGGTCAGAAAATGAACTCGTTCACAATGCTGGCCACTCAATTGAATTATCTGATAACGGATAATATTTTAACTGAACACACAGTCTGCACAATATCCAAATATGCCTTGAGTTCAGTTAACAATGGTGGAAAGGAAAA ACGCGTGATGGTGGTACTGGGCGTCGACGTGGTAGCTCCTGGCGAGCAGGTCGGATACAAGATAGGAAATCCCACCAACATCGAGAGCAAAGCAGACCCCGACTCCACGGCGAAACCCAATACATCTGCTGCTGTGCAGCCTCACACCA ATAGCGCAGCCAAAAAAGACACTTCAAATAGTTATTCTTCATCCGAAAACATACCCACTACACCAATTGCGGCATTGAGTCCATATCAGAACAG aTGGGTAATCAAGGTTCGCGTGACGAGCAAATCCCCGATTAGGACGTGGAGTAACTCTCGCGGTGAAGGCAAGCTCTTCTCCATGGATCTGATCGACGAAAGCGGTGAGATTCGATGCACTGCGTTCAGAGATCAGTGCGACAAGTTCTACGACATGATAGAG GCCGGTAACGTGTACTACATCTCGCGGTGCGCGTTGAAAGCGGCGAAAAAAGAGTACAGTACGTTGAAGAACAATTACGAGATGACGATGAACACCGACACGGAGATCGTGCCGTGCCACGAGGACAGCGACGACATACCGACGCTGCAGTTCGACTTTTCTCCCATCAGCCAAGTGGAGAACAAAGAGAAGAACGATATACTGG ATGTGTTGGGCGTCGTCACAACATTCAGCGATACGCAACATATCGTACAGCGGACTACCGGCAGAGAGCTCGTTAAGAGAGACGTCAATATCGTCGACGATAGCGGCGTGATG GTGACTGTCACGCTTTGGGGAAAACAAGCCGAAGATTTCGACGGTTCTAATAACCCGATTATAGCAATCAAGGCAGCACGCGTGGGCGAGTTCAACGGCGGGAAATCTTTGTCCCTTTTCACCTCGTCCGTGCTCGAGAAAGATCCGGATCTGCCGGAAGCGCACAG ATTGCGCGGATGGTACACTGCTGGCGGTCATTCGGAGACTGTCAAATCTCTCTCCAGGgcgggcggcggcggcggcggcggtgattTCAATGCGCAGTTGTACACTTTCCAAGAAGTGACCGATGCAAAATTGGGAGAAAAAATGAACCTACCCGATTCGTACGCGGTGGTGGCGACGATCAACACGATTCGCGTGGAAAATTCCATTTACAAGGCGTGCCCCGTAGAGGGTTGCAAGAAGAAA TTAATCGACCAATCTACAGGAGTGTTTAGGTGCGAGAAGTGCAACAAGGATTATCCAAACTTCGTATATCGCCTGTTGGCGAGC ATGAACATAGCGGACGCGACCGGTAGTCGCTGGATAACCGCCTTCAACGAGGACGCCGAGAAGATATTTGGCATGTCGGCGCAGGAATTGGGAGAATTGAAGGAGAACGATAACGACGCCTACATGCAGAAATTCGGCGAGGCGAGCTTCAAGAGATTCACGTTCAACTTGAGGGCGAGGTCCGAGGTCTTTCAG GATGAAATGAGAGTGAGACACACCTGCGTATCAGTCGCGCCGCTGAATTACAAGACGCACGTGGCGCATCTCATCGAGAAGATCTCCAAGATGGAGCACATCGAGAAAGTGGACCTCAATTAA
- the LOC105282497 gene encoding thymidylate synthase: protein MSHNGVETKSPQETMQNQNGLHEEKVNAEHEEYQYLRLIEKIIKTGAKKGNRTNVDTYSMFGAQMRFGLRDGVFPLLTTKKVFWRAVVEELLWFIKGSTNSKELSDKGVHIWDENGSRSFLDSCGFTDRDEGDLGPVYGFQWRHFGAEYKDMHADYKRQGIDQLKEVIDKLKHSPEDRRIIMSAWNPIDIPKMALPPCHALVQFYVSDGELSAQLYQRSADMGLGVPFNIASYSLLTYMIAHVTGLKPGEFVHTMGDCHVYVNHVSALEEQVKREPREFPKLNIVRQVKDIDDFIAEDFELTDYKPYPKIYMKMAV, encoded by the exons ATGTCTCATAACGGTGTCGAGACAAAATCACCCCAAGAAACGATGCAAAATCAAAACGGATTACACGAAGAAAAAGTGAATGCGGAGCACGAGGAGTATCAATATTTGCGCCttattgagaaaattattaaaaccgGAGCAAAAAAGGGCAATCGCACCAACGTCGATACCTACTCGATGTTCGGAGCGCAAATGCGATTCGGTTTACGAGACG GTGTCTTTCCACTGTTAACAACAAAGAAGGTTTTCTGGCGAGCAGTAGTTGAGGAGCTGTTGTGGTTCATCAAAGGATCAACAAATTCCAAAGAACTGTCAGACAAAGGCGTGCACATCTGGGACGAAAATGGCTCGCGAAGCTTCTTGGATAGTTGTGGCTTCACCGACAGGGATGAGGGTGACTTGGGACCTGTCTATGGTTTCCAATGGAGACACTTTGGTGCTGAGTATAAAGATATGCACGCAGATTATAAGAGGCAAG GAATAGATCAACTTAAAGAAGTTATTGACAAACTGAAGCATTCCCCGGAGGACAGACGTATCATAATGTCCGCCTGGAACCCAATTGATATCCCAAAAATGGCATTGCCACCGTGCCACGCCCTAGTCCAGTTTTACGTAAGCGATGGGGAATTGTCCGCGCAACTTTACCAAAGAAGCGCAGATATGGGTCTAGGAGTGCCGTTCAACATAGCGTCGTACTCTTTACTGACTTACATGATCGCTCACGTTACCGGCTTGAAG CCAGGAGAATTTGTACATACAATGGGAGACTGTCACGTCTACGTCAATCACGTAAGCGCTCTCGAGGAACAGGTAAAACGCGAGCCACGAGAATTCCCGAAATTAAACATTGTTAGACAGGTTAAAGATATCGATGACTTCATTGCCGAGGATTTCGAATTGACAGATTATAAACCGTATCCCAAAATCTATATGAAAATGGCTGTCTGA
- the LOC105282496 gene encoding uncharacterized protein C6orf106 homolog has product MDLDNDLDQHLLHQFSCLGTTDKDDLVKQLQKLLAGSHLNEATAAFFLDMNNWNLQAAICSYIDFESPFKTPCMTLLCDSTIGEGEAVPPNTNFKKSWHVQNSGTEVWPDGIHLQHTSGVSMGCVRIAVPPLGPKESTELSVTLTSPAEIGVHQSKWRMMTSDGVYFGDVIWVIITVNECGTLAVTQQLHQLSTQSNDVQMC; this is encoded by the exons ATGGATCTCGATAACGATCTGGACCAACACTTGCTGCATCAGTTCAGTTGCCTGGGCACCACGGACAAAGACGACCTGGTGAAGCAGCTGCAGAAGCTGCTGGCTGGTAGCCACCTGAATGAGGCCACCGCCGCGTTCTTCCTGGATATGAACAACTG gaATTTGCAAGCGGCGATCTGCAGTTACATTGATTTCGAGTCACCCTTTAAAACCCCATGTATGACGCTACTGTGCGACAGTACGATTGGCGAAGGTGAAGCTGTGCCACCCAACacaaactttaaaaaatcatgGCACGTACAAAATAGTGGTACAGAAGTCTGGCCAGACGGGATCCATCTGCAGCACACTAGCGGGGTGTCGATGGGCTGCGTGCGGATAGCAGTTCCACCGTTGGGTCCCAAAGAGAGCACGGAATTGAGCGTGACATTGACAAGTCCAGCGGAGATTGGCGTTCACCAGAGTAAATGGAGAATGATGACTTCCGATGGTGTCTACTTTGGTG ATGTTATCTGGGTAATTATAACGGTGAATGAATGCGGTACATTGGCGGTCACTCAACAGTTGCATCAGTTAAGTACACAGTCGAACGATGTACAAATGTGCTAG